The Calorimonas adulescens genome has a segment encoding these proteins:
- the pduB gene encoding propanediol utilization microcompartment protein PduB, with product MDDAILAKVLEEVKKRLNDGGNMNAEREEDKGMDNVGVTEFVGTAVGDSVGLVIANVDYALHEKMGIDKRFRSIGILGARTGAGPQIMAADEAVKATNTEIVSIEMARDTKGGAGHGSLIIFGAEEVSDARRAIEVALKELNRTFGDVYTCDAGHLELQYTARASLAINKAFGAPIGKAFGLIVGAPAAIGVLMSDTAVKTANVEIVSYASPSAGTAHTNEVIISVTGDSGAVRQAVIAAREIGFKVLKAMGQTPVSVTNPYI from the coding sequence AAAAGAGGTTGAATGATGGCGGTAATATGAATGCGGAAAGAGAGGAGGATAAAGGTATGGATAACGTTGGAGTTACGGAGTTTGTTGGGACTGCGGTTGGAGACTCAGTCGGTCTTGTTATAGCAAATGTGGATTATGCACTTCATGAGAAGATGGGGATTGACAAGAGGTTCCGTTCAATTGGTATTTTGGGCGCCAGGACAGGCGCCGGGCCGCAGATTATGGCCGCAGATGAGGCCGTAAAGGCTACAAATACTGAAATTGTTTCTATTGAGATGGCAAGAGACACAAAGGGAGGAGCAGGGCATGGCTCTCTTATTATATTTGGTGCTGAGGAGGTCTCCGACGCCAGGAGGGCAATAGAAGTGGCACTCAAGGAGTTGAACAGGACTTTTGGAGATGTATATACATGCGATGCTGGACATCTAGAGCTCCAGTATACTGCAAGGGCAAGCCTGGCCATAAACAAGGCCTTTGGTGCCCCGATAGGGAAAGCCTTTGGACTTATTGTGGGTGCACCTGCTGCTATAGGGGTTCTCATGTCTGATACCGCTGTAAAGACAGCCAATGTTGAGATAGTGTCCTATGCCAGTCCTTCGGCAGGCACGGCGCATACCAATGAGGTTATCATCTCGGTTACCGGCGATTCAGGTGCAGTAAGACAGGCGGTAATCGCAGCCAGGGAAATTGGTTTTAAAGTGCTTAAGGCTATGGGACAGACGCCTGTCTCGGTTACTAATCCGTATATCTAA